In Desulfoferula mesophila, the genomic window ATGGAATCCAGGCCGCCCAGGATGACCGCCGGGAACACCTTGAGCCCGAAGTCGGACAAGGTGATGTTGATGCCGTTGATGTTGCCCACCAAAAGCCCGCCCACCGCGCTGACCAGGGCGCCGATGGACCAGGAGATTGCAAAGACCCGCTTCACGCTGATGCCCATGGACTGGGCCACCTGCTGGTCGTTGGCCACCGCCCGCATGGAGATGCCCACCCGGGTGAACTTGAAGAAGGCCGCGAACACCCCCAGGAACAAGAAGGCGAAGCCGAAGGTCCACAAATAGACCTCGCTCACCAGCACCGGTCCCAGGTGGATGGCCTTCTGGCTGAAGATGGGCGGGGTGAAGACCTTGATCTGGGTGCCCCAGAGAACGGTGACCAGGGACTTGAGCACCGTGGCCAGGGCGATGGTGATCATGATCACGCTGATGATGGGCTCGCCGATCATGGGCCTGAGCACCAGGCGCTCCAGCACCACGCCCATGGCCACCGCGATGAGCATGGTGAGCATGAACGACCACAGGATGGGTATGCCCAGCATGGTGTAGAGCCACCAGCAGATGTAGCCGCCCACCAGCACGAACTCGCCCTGGGCGAAGTTGATGATGCTGGTGGACTTGTAGATCAGGGCGAAGCCCATGGCCACCAAGGCGTACACCGATCCGATGACCAGGCCGGTTACGATCAATTGCAGGAACTCGGTCATGCGCCCTACCCTTCTAGTGCACCGGCTTCCAGAACTGCCACCACTTGCGCTCGTCCTCCAGGGCGTACTGATCCAGAGGCTTCATCTTGCGTATTTGCAAGTCGGTGACGATGGTGGCGGTCTTGCCGTCTTGGTACTTGATCTCGCTCTCCACGTGAACCTGGTCCAGATCCTGGTACAGGGCCTCTATCTCCGCCGCGTAGCGCTCGGCGATGAAGCGCCGCCGAAGCTTACGCGTGCGGGTGAGCTCGCCGTCGTCGGGGTCGAACTCCTTGTAGAGCAGCAGGAACTTCTGGATGCGCGCCGCCTCGGGCAGGCTGCGGTTCACCCGCACCACCTCTTTTTCGATGAGGTCGTACACCTCGGGCTTGGAGGCCAGGTCGGTGTAGGTGGTGTAGCCGATGCGATGCTCCTCGGCCCATTTGCCGGTGTGCTTGTAGTCGATGCAGATGATGGCGCTGACGAACTGGCGTTCGTGGCCCAGGACGCAGGGCTCGACGATGTAGGGGCAGAACTTAAGCTTGTTCTCGATGAACATGGGCGAAAAACGCGCCCCGCTGGTGAGCTGCATGAGGTCTTTCACGCGGTCGATGCACACCAGTTGGTCGTTTTCGGTGATATAGCCCGCGTCGCCTGAGTGCAGCCACCCGTCCACGATGGTCTCGGCGGTGGCCTCGTCGTTTTTGAGATAGCCCACGAACAACGCCGGCGAGCGGGAGACGATCTCGCCCACCCCCTCGGGGTCGGGATCGTCGATCTTCACCTCGGTCTCGGGGATGGGCTCGCCCACGCTGGTGAAGTCCACCTTGCCCTCGCGGTGGATGCAGGAAATGCCGCTGATCTCGGTCTGGCCGTAGATCTGCTTGAGGTTCACCCCGCAGGCGTGAAAAAAGCGGAACACGTCGGGCCCCAGGGCCGCGCCGCCGGTGGAGGCGGAGCGGATGTTGGAGAAGCCCAGGCGGTCCTTGAGGGCCCTGAAGAGCAGCAGGTAGCTCAGGGCGTACATGAGCTTCCAGTACCAGGGCGGGCTCTTTTTCTCGAAATGGAAGTCGGCCATCTGGTAGCCGATGGGCATGCACAGACGGTAGATGAAGCGCTTGAACCAGGAGGCGTCCAAATGCCTGACGATCACCGAGCGGGCCTGCTGCTCCCACACCCGGGGCGGGCTGAACACCACGTTGGGGCCGATCTCGTACAGGTCGGCCATGGCCGTCTCGGGCTCCTCGGGGAAGTTGACCGTGAAGCCGATGGCCAGCGCGGTGGACACGCTCATCATCTGCTCGCCGATCCAGGGCAACGGCAGGAAGGAGACGAACTCGTCGTCCTGGCGCTTGGGGTCCACGTGGGCCAGGTTAAGGGCCATCTTGAGCATGTTGCTGTGGGTGAGCAGCGAGCCCTTGGGAAAGCCGGTGGTGCCCGAGGTGTAGGCGATCAGGGCGACGTCCTTAGGGGTCAGGCGCTCCACCGACTTCTCGAAATAGCCGGGGTTTTGCTCTTCAAAGCTCCGGCCCATTTGCTCCACGTCGGGGAAATAGACCAACATGGGGTCGTCGTAATCGCGCATACCCTTGGGGTCGGTGTAGATGATCTTCTTGACCCCGGGCAGCTCATGCTTCATGTCCAGGACCTTGTCGGCCTGCTCCTGGTCCTCGGCCACCACGAAAGTGGCCCCGGAGTGATCGATGACGTAGGCCACCTCGTTGAGGATGGAGTCCTGGTAGATGCCCAGGGGGCGCCCCTTGAGGCTCTGGGCGGCCAGCTCGGCGAACACCCACTCGGGCCGGTTGTCGCCGATGATGGCCAGGGCGTCGTCGTCAACGAAACCCAGCGAAGCCAGACCCAGGGCAAAGTATTTGACGTGATCGTAATACTGTTGCCAGGTGTAAGACTGCCAGATGCCGTATTCCTTCTCTCGGAGCGCCACCTTGCCGTCGCCGTATTTGCGGGCGTTGCGCTGCAATAGCAGCGGCATGGTGTCGCGGCCGATGTCGGCTCCGCTGGTCTCGGCTTGCAAAAAGGTCTTCTGGGGCACAGGCGCTTCTCCCAGCTTGCTCTACAAACCCAACTTGGAATAGGCCGCGTCTTCGGCGCCCAGGTAGGCCTCGATGACGTGGGGGTTCTTGCTTACCTCTTCCGGGCTGCCCTGGGCGATCTTGGTGCCGAAGTCCAGCACCACCACGCTGTTGGAGATGTCCATGACCACCCCCATGTCGTGCTCGATGAGCACCACGGTCACGCCCCACTCCTCGTTCACGTCGAGGATGAAGCGGGCCATGTCCTCGGTCTCCTCCAGGTTCATGCCCGCCATGGGCTCGTCCAACAGCAGAATCTTGGGACGCATGGCCAGGGCCCGGGCCAACTCCACCCGCTTTTGCAGGCCATAGGGCAAGGTGCCCACCACCTGCTTGCGGATGGCCTCGATCTCCAGCAGGTCGATGATGCGTTCCTCTATCTCGGCGCGCACCCTCATTTCCTCTTTGCGGGCCTTGCCCAGGTATACGCCGCCGGACAAGAAGCCCGAATGCATGTGTACGTGGTGGCCCAACTTGATGTTGTCCAGCACCGTCATGCCGCGGAACAGCTCTATGTTTTGGAAACTACGGGCGATTCCCAACTCGGCCACCCTATGGGTGGGCACTTTGGAGATGTCCTGGTCCTCGAAGATGATGCGACCCTTGTGGGGATGGTAGAAGCGGCAAATGCAGTTGAGGATGCAGGTCTTGCCGGCCCCGTTGGGGCCGATGATGGCCTGGATGTGGCCCGGCTGCACCTGAAAACTGACTCCGCTGAGGGCGTTCAGGCCGCCGAATCTGAGGTGGATGTCGTCTACGATCAAAAGGGGTTTGCTGGGATTAAAATCCTTCCGTTGCTCCTGCCCGGCAGTGCTCGGCAGCGGCATGTCCCCTCCCCGGCCAGACCCGCGGGTACCAGCGGCGTCAGTGTGAAGTTACCTAAAAAACGATTGCGACCCGGCTAATCATCCAGACTGGATATCGGTCTTTCATTGTGAATTTTGCGCCAAATGGCACCTTGACCGTGGCTGCATCATAAGCCATCGCAGGCCCGAGATTCAACCCCAAAAATGGCAAAAATGCCTGTTATCTCAAGGTTTGTGAAATGTCTTGCAAATACCGAGTGAATGGATACTCATTGCCCCGACTGAGCGCTCAGTTTTTTACGATATGGGGCACGTTTAGCTTATCGGGCAGGCGCAGGGGCGACACAAGTTCGGCGTGGCGTTTGAGAAAAAAATCGTCGGTCATGCCCGCCAAAAAGTCTCGCACCACCTCAGGAGGAGAGGTTTCAATTTTGTAATTTTCATCCATGCGGTCCAGGAAATCCCGGTACACCGGGCTCCCTCGGCGTTCCCGGCGAAGGTCTTGTAGATAGGTATCGAACAGCAGGTCAAAGGCCGCGGAGATTTTGGGGTGCTCGGTCTTGATGGACGGGTTGGTGTAGATGTTGACCAGGTTGAATTCCTTGAGGCGGCCCAAGGCCTGGGCCACCGGAGGGCTGAAGGAAATATGGTCTTGTTCCAGGGAGTTGGCGGTTAGATCCTCCACCAGGCGGTAGACGATGGTGCCGTTGCTCTCGCCCAGGACCCGGCGCACCACCTCGGGTAGCATGTCCCGGCTGACCAGGCCCAGGAGGATGGCGTCCTCCAGGTCGCGGCCCACGTAGGCGATGGTGTCGGCCACCCGCACCAGGCACCCTTCCAGGGTCATGGGGGTGAGCTCCATGGAGGGGTCTTGCCGCTTGGCGACCATCTCGGCGTCCAAGGCGGCGAAGTCCTTGTCCCGCTGAGGTGTCAGGCGCACGGTATGCAACTCGCCGTCGTGGGTCAGGACCCCGTCCAATACTTGCAAACTAAGGTTGAGTCCACGCCCTCCCCGCTCCAATCGCTCCAAAAAATGCACGGATTGCAGGTTGTGCAGAAAGGGACTGATGCCGTGCTCGCGGCACTTGCGGTCCAAAAATTTCTCGCCGTCGTGGCCAAAGGGGGGGTGGCCCAGGTCGTGGGCCAGGGCGATGGCCTCGATAAGATCTTCGTTGAGGCGCAGCAGGCGCCCCAGGCCCCGGGCGATCTTGCTCACCAACTGCACGTGCAGCACCCGGTGGGATATCTGGTCGTTGTCCACCAGGGAGAATACCTGGGTCTTGTCGATGTAGCGGGTATAAGCCAGGGAATGCAGCACTCGGTCGGCATCCACCGCAAAGGGCAGACGATGGCCCTGCTCGGCCAAGGGGTCGGGGCGGCGGCGCACGGCCGCCCGGCTGAGACAGGCCAGGGGTGAAAGCCTTTGCGCTTCCTCCTCCTGAAGGCGGCGGCGCAGATCGGCCAGCAAGTGATCCTGCAAGATGACGGCTCCTAGTTAAACGCCATGCTCCATTGAAACGCCCCGGCCGCCGGGTGTCAAGCGGCGCCCGCTTGGGGATGCCTCTCCCTTGCCAGGCCTCCCCGGGCATAATAGACTTGCGCTCATGATAGTCGCAGCCGACAACCTCACCACCTCCCGCCCCTCGGTGCGCCGCGCCGTGGATGCGCGCGACGAAGCCTTTATCAGCGGGCTGTGCCGCGATCTGGAGCGGGCCGGGGCCACCTGGATCGACCTGAACCCCGGCTTTTTGCCCGCATCCCGGCGGGAGGAAACCTGGTCCTGGCTGGTGAAAACCGTTGAGGCGGCCTCTGCGGCCCAGCTTATCCTGGATGCGGCCGAACCGGCCACCCTGGAGCTGGCCCTGGGCTTTTGCACCCGGCCGCCGGTGCTCAACATGGCCACCGCCGAGCCGGGGCGCTTGGGGCCGGTCTTGGACATCGCCGCAACCCACGGTCTGGAGGTGATCGCCGCCACCATGACCGCCACCGTGCCTCTGGGCGCCGAGGATCGCCTGGCCCTGGCCGCGCTCATCGTGCAGGAGGCCCAGGCCCGGGGCATCGTGGGCGAGCGCCTGATCATCGACCCCATGGCCATGCCCCTGGCCCTGCCCGGAGGCGAGGCCCACGCCGCGGCGGTGCTGGCCACCCTGCGCGCCCTACCCCAGGTCTTCGATCCGCCGCCCCGCCGCCTCATCGCCCTGAGCAACCTGGTCACCGCCAGCGCCGGGGCCCGGGCCGATTTCGCGGCCGGGCCCTTTCTGGCCGCCGCCTTTGGCGCGGGCCTGGAGGTGGTGATGCTGGACGCCACGAACCCGGAGCTCATGCGCCTAGCACGCCTGCTCAACGTGTTCGAGGGCAGGGGTATTTTCGCGCCGGGCGAGTTCAACTCATGAGCCGCTCCGGGCTCCCGGAAATGCTTAAACCCCTTCCCGGCGCTCCCCACTTCACCCTGGCCGAGCTTACCCGCTCCGACACCGCCCTGGCCTACGGCCTGGACAACACCCCCTGCCCCGCGGCCCTGGAGGGCTTGCGCCGGCTGGCCCGCCTGGTGCTGGAGCCCCTGCGCCGACGCTTCGGCCCCATCCGGGTGACCAGCGGTTACCGCTCTTCGGAGGTCAACTGGTTCGTATCCCTGAACCGCACCAGCCGCCATTGCCAAGGAGTGGCGGCGGACGTGCGGCCCCTGGCTTTGGGCGCGGACAGCCCCTCCCTGGCCCGCTGGGCAACGGCCAACCTGCCCTGCGGCCAAATCATCCTGTATAATTACGGCAATGGTTGGGTCCACCTGGATTTAGCGCGAGCCGACTCATGCTCTCCCCGGCTTTACCTTAGCCGGGCGGCGGGCTCATTAGTCCAAATTTCGGCGGACGACCTGAGCAGTATGATTGCCGATGGGTATTTGACGAGGGACCGACTTGATGAAACTTGTTGACACGCACGCTCACCTGGATTTGCTGGACGACCCCGCGGCGGCCTTTGAACGGGCCAAACAGGCCGGAGTGGGTCAGATAATCACCGTAGGCATCGACCTGGAATCTTCCCGGCGCGCCGCCGACTTCAGCCGGGATCTGTACGGGGTCTTCTGCACCGTGGGCCTGCATCCCCACGAGGTGTCCAAGGTGGGTCCCGATCTTTGGGGGGAATTCAAGCTGCTGGCCCTGACCGTCTCGGCGGTGGCCGTGGGCGAATGCGGCCTGGACTACTACCGCGATCTGTCTCCCCGCCACCTGCAACGCGACGCTTTTGCCGCCCAGATCGAGCTGGCCCTGGATTTGGGTCTGCCCCTGGTGGTGCACGACCGCGAGGCGCATAGCGACGTGCTCAACATGCTGGCCAAGGGCGGGGCCGAGCGGGTGGGCGGCGTGGTGCACTGTTTCAGCGGCGACGCCGCGCTGGCCCAGGAGCTGGTCTCCCTGGGCTTCAGCCTGGGCATCACCGGGGTGATCACCTACAAGAAATCAGACGAGCTGCGGGCCCTGGTTAAAAAGGTGCCTCTGACCAAGCTCTTGATCGAAACCGACTGCCCCTACCTGTCCCCCATGCCCCATCGCGGCAAGCCCAACGAGCCGGCCTACGTGACCCACACCCACCTGGCCCTGGCCAAGGCCTTGGGCGTAAGCCCCGAGGAAGTGGCCCAGGTGACCACCGACAACGCGCGGCGCTTGTTCAGCCTGCCCTACATGGAGGACTAGGCATGTATAGCTTGGCTCCGGGAGTGGGTTTGGTGCTGGCCTCGGCCTCTCCGCGCCGGCGGGAAATGCTGGGCAATCTGGGCCTCACTTATCGTCTGGCCCCCAGCC contains:
- a CDS encoding AMP-binding protein, whose amino-acid sequence is MPQKTFLQAETSGADIGRDTMPLLLQRNARKYGDGKVALREKEYGIWQSYTWQQYYDHVKYFALGLASLGFVDDDALAIIGDNRPEWVFAELAAQSLKGRPLGIYQDSILNEVAYVIDHSGATFVVAEDQEQADKVLDMKHELPGVKKIIYTDPKGMRDYDDPMLVYFPDVEQMGRSFEEQNPGYFEKSVERLTPKDVALIAYTSGTTGFPKGSLLTHSNMLKMALNLAHVDPKRQDDEFVSFLPLPWIGEQMMSVSTALAIGFTVNFPEEPETAMADLYEIGPNVVFSPPRVWEQQARSVIVRHLDASWFKRFIYRLCMPIGYQMADFHFEKKSPPWYWKLMYALSYLLLFRALKDRLGFSNIRSASTGGAALGPDVFRFFHACGVNLKQIYGQTEISGISCIHREGKVDFTSVGEPIPETEVKIDDPDPEGVGEIVSRSPALFVGYLKNDEATAETIVDGWLHSGDAGYITENDQLVCIDRVKDLMQLTSGARFSPMFIENKLKFCPYIVEPCVLGHERQFVSAIICIDYKHTGKWAEEHRIGYTTYTDLASKPEVYDLIEKEVVRVNRSLPEAARIQKFLLLYKEFDPDDGELTRTRKLRRRFIAERYAAEIEALYQDLDQVHVESEIKYQDGKTATIVTDLQIRKMKPLDQYALEDERKWWQFWKPVH
- a CDS encoding TatD family hydrolase, which gives rise to MKLVDTHAHLDLLDDPAAAFERAKQAGVGQIITVGIDLESSRRAADFSRDLYGVFCTVGLHPHEVSKVGPDLWGEFKLLALTVSAVAVGECGLDYYRDLSPRHLQRDAFAAQIELALDLGLPLVVHDREAHSDVLNMLAKGGAERVGGVVHCFSGDAALAQELVSLGFSLGITGVITYKKSDELRALVKKVPLTKLLIETDCPYLSPMPHRGKPNEPAYVTHTHLALAKALGVSPEEVAQVTTDNARRLFSLPYMED
- a CDS encoding ABC transporter ATP-binding protein, whose amino-acid sequence is MPLPSTAGQEQRKDFNPSKPLLIVDDIHLRFGGLNALSGVSFQVQPGHIQAIIGPNGAGKTCILNCICRFYHPHKGRIIFEDQDISKVPTHRVAELGIARSFQNIELFRGMTVLDNIKLGHHVHMHSGFLSGGVYLGKARKEEMRVRAEIEERIIDLLEIEAIRKQVVGTLPYGLQKRVELARALAMRPKILLLDEPMAGMNLEETEDMARFILDVNEEWGVTVVLIEHDMGVVMDISNSVVVLDFGTKIAQGSPEEVSKNPHVIEAYLGAEDAAYSKLGL
- a CDS encoding branched-chain amino acid ABC transporter permease; the protein is MTEFLQLIVTGLVIGSVYALVAMGFALIYKSTSIINFAQGEFVLVGGYICWWLYTMLGIPILWSFMLTMLIAVAMGVVLERLVLRPMIGEPIISVIMITIALATVLKSLVTVLWGTQIKVFTPPIFSQKAIHLGPVLVSEVYLWTFGFAFLFLGVFAAFFKFTRVGISMRAVANDQQVAQSMGISVKRVFAISWSIGALVSAVGGLLVGNINGINITLSDFGLKVFPAVILGGLDSIGGAIIGGLTIGILENLMGSYLDVYLGGGVKEIAPFIVLIVILMVKPYGLFGIKEIERV
- a CDS encoding D-Ala-D-Ala carboxypeptidase family metallohydrolase, coding for MLKPLPGAPHFTLAELTRSDTALAYGLDNTPCPAALEGLRRLARLVLEPLRRRFGPIRVTSGYRSSEVNWFVSLNRTSRHCQGVAADVRPLALGADSPSLARWATANLPCGQIILYNYGNGWVHLDLARADSCSPRLYLSRAAGSLVQISADDLSSMIADGYLTRDRLDETC
- a CDS encoding deoxyguanosinetriphosphate triphosphohydrolase family protein, with the protein product MQDHLLADLRRRLQEEEAQRLSPLACLSRAAVRRRPDPLAEQGHRLPFAVDADRVLHSLAYTRYIDKTQVFSLVDNDQISHRVLHVQLVSKIARGLGRLLRLNEDLIEAIALAHDLGHPPFGHDGEKFLDRKCREHGISPFLHNLQSVHFLERLERGGRGLNLSLQVLDGVLTHDGELHTVRLTPQRDKDFAALDAEMVAKRQDPSMELTPMTLEGCLVRVADTIAYVGRDLEDAILLGLVSRDMLPEVVRRVLGESNGTIVYRLVEDLTANSLEQDHISFSPPVAQALGRLKEFNLVNIYTNPSIKTEHPKISAAFDLLFDTYLQDLRRERRGSPVYRDFLDRMDENYKIETSPPEVVRDFLAGMTDDFFLKRHAELVSPLRLPDKLNVPHIVKN